A region of Candidatus Neomarinimicrobiota bacterium DNA encodes the following proteins:
- the rlmD gene encoding 23S rRNA (uracil(1939)-C(5))-methyltransferase RlmD: protein MKKNDEIEVTIESLAYGGKGFTKVDNLALFVRNSLPGDRVLVKVIKKRSGFAEAIPIEFLERSRHYVDPECPHFKHCGGCTFQNLAYEEQLAQKETQVRDVLEHIGGVKNLDMDSIVPAPEVFYYRNKMEYSFSNKRWLTDDDESKPKDFALGLHVSGNYQKVLDIDDCRLQSVLSNRILSSIKKSAQKLKFKPYDVKNHSGNLRHLIIREAANTKDVLVNVVTKYNEPSKLKKIVDQLIKDCPEVTTVVNAVNEGVASIAYGTILNILHGTGSFKEVMVGVNLEIGAQEFLQTNTKAAELLYSKVLEYAEPEGGNVIYDLYSGVGSISIYLAPHAQRVTGFEMSLDAVESAGRNAVSNGVLNCNFISGDIRELFRDVESLSRTHGAPDIVVLDPPRGGIHPSIPKRLSSLKPKKIVYVSCNPASFARDVKLFNEKGYSLNRLQSFDLFPHTPHIELVSLLKPSE from the coding sequence GTGAAAAAGAACGATGAGATAGAGGTTACGATTGAATCTCTTGCGTACGGCGGAAAGGGATTCACCAAAGTTGACAATTTAGCTCTCTTTGTGCGGAATTCCCTTCCGGGTGACAGGGTGCTGGTGAAAGTGATCAAGAAACGTTCGGGATTCGCAGAGGCGATACCCATAGAATTCTTAGAGAGGTCCCGGCATTATGTGGATCCGGAATGTCCGCACTTCAAGCACTGCGGGGGGTGCACTTTTCAGAATCTTGCCTATGAGGAGCAGCTGGCTCAAAAGGAGACCCAGGTCAGAGACGTTTTAGAACACATCGGGGGTGTAAAAAACCTGGATATGGATTCGATAGTCCCTGCTCCTGAGGTCTTCTATTACAGAAATAAAATGGAATATTCCTTTTCAAACAAACGCTGGCTTACCGACGACGACGAATCGAAACCGAAAGATTTCGCTCTCGGATTACATGTATCCGGTAATTACCAAAAAGTACTCGATATAGACGACTGCCGGCTGCAATCGGTACTGTCGAACAGAATACTCTCAAGTATAAAAAAATCGGCGCAGAAATTGAAGTTCAAACCGTATGATGTCAAGAACCACTCGGGGAATTTGAGGCACCTGATAATCAGGGAAGCGGCAAACACAAAGGACGTTCTTGTGAACGTCGTCACCAAATACAACGAACCTTCAAAGCTGAAAAAAATCGTTGATCAATTGATTAAGGATTGCCCGGAAGTAACGACGGTGGTCAATGCAGTGAACGAAGGGGTTGCCTCTATCGCATACGGAACGATTCTGAACATATTGCACGGTACGGGCAGCTTTAAAGAAGTAATGGTCGGAGTAAATCTTGAGATAGGAGCGCAGGAGTTTCTCCAGACAAACACAAAGGCGGCGGAGTTATTGTACTCAAAGGTGCTCGAATATGCGGAACCTGAAGGCGGGAACGTGATTTATGATTTATATTCCGGCGTGGGTTCAATTTCTATTTATCTTGCTCCTCATGCGCAAAGGGTCACGGGGTTCGAGATGTCGCTCGATGCAGTGGAGAGCGCGGGCAGGAATGCCGTTTCAAACGGCGTGCTGAACTGTAATTTTATTTCAGGCGATATCAGGGAACTGTTCAGGGACGTGGAATCTTTGAGCAGGACGCATGGAGCGCCGGATATAGTCGTTCTCGACCCTCCGAGAGGGGGAATTCACCCGAGCATCCCCAAAAGGCTATCATCCCTGAAGCCTAAAAAAATAGTCTATGTGTCCTGCAATCCCGCTTCCTTTGCGCGTGACGTTAAACTGTTCAACGAGAAAGGTTATTCCCTGAACAGGCTGCAATCTTTCGATCTTTTCCCTCATACACCCCATATAGAATTAGTGTCTCTGCTTAAACCTTCTGAATAA
- a CDS encoding efflux RND transporter permease subunit, with translation MGIKDSLLPKFSVHRPVTVMMTLFALLVVGYIAYTQIAVELFPRGYVPPYLGVWIPYRETNPKEVEDQIARPSEDILQTVSGVKSISSYSHSNGCWIWLEFSNGTDMDVAYMLVRERMDRLLASEFPDDIENIWIRKFREDDDPIVWFGISLPDDIEDPFFVVDYYIKRGLEQIDGVAKVEMWGASEKIIQILVDQDRVKAHKVNVYQLIQQLRQDNFALSSGYVHDGSKKIYVRSVAKYKNIEDVRNIRIGNENLFLKDVADIIYDEPRQRRWVQRVDGKKAISVGVYKESMANTVELSAEVNSKIDELSKLEQVSGMKFNIFFNQGKFITESIDNLLNAAMWGGMFAFLILYFFLRRIKMTIIINLAIPLSLLMTVTFLYFIGWTLNIITMMGLMLSVGLVVDNSIVIVENIYRLRNKGMSRVESSVKGASEVSLAITMATLTTVVVFLPLILMNDDVGFSFYMFRIGLPVMVALVASLFVALVIIPLATTRFVSDKKVKRSGLIGWGTKSYDRILKWSLSHRLDTAIIILILMISMGIPISKVKQTDSGGGNINDVRLILDMPEHYTIENAKTLVDAIESYVYDHEKIFNVKTVNSRYSNNWGRIRVFLHPPKETQWWQVAWKNIGNAIGVLNDSVMTRDEILTDLKENLPIFPGVKLRTSWRDDSGNESSVSVVLQGDDTNTLVVLAEEVERRLRHIEEIISVETDRDKGASEIQIFIKRDQAAKYGINPRVISGQISYALRGIELPEFQSAEREIDIRIQYDEKDMENLQQLKNMTFLSASGAEISLATLADFKIKKGMGEIQRRDGKTTVSVNAFTTEDNLEEVHEKINKVMAGFDLPHGYSWSLGNRFVRMQESSNAQKFALLLAVTFVFLLMGVLFESFILPLSVIISIPLSFFGAYWLLFITGTPFDLMAMIGMIILIGIVVNNAIVLIDMINRLRKEGMTRREAIIEAGHYRFRPILMTAFTTVFGLLPMAVGNANLIGMPYAPLGRVMIGGLISSTALTLIAVPLFYTFFDDMRMTWGKIQILAFARDKRKS, from the coding sequence ATGGGAATAAAAGACTCTTTATTACCGAAATTTTCGGTTCACAGACCGGTGACCGTAATGATGACTCTTTTCGCGCTTCTTGTAGTCGGTTACATAGCATATACACAGATTGCGGTCGAACTCTTTCCAAGAGGATATGTACCGCCGTATCTCGGCGTTTGGATACCATACAGGGAGACCAATCCCAAAGAGGTTGAGGATCAGATCGCGCGTCCGTCGGAGGATATCCTGCAGACTGTCAGCGGCGTCAAATCTATCAGTTCCTACAGTCATTCGAACGGCTGCTGGATCTGGCTCGAGTTTTCAAACGGCACCGACATGGATGTAGCGTATATGCTTGTCAGGGAGAGGATGGACAGGCTTCTTGCGTCCGAATTTCCTGACGATATAGAAAATATCTGGATCAGAAAATTCCGGGAGGACGATGACCCGATCGTCTGGTTCGGAATATCCCTGCCGGACGATATCGAAGACCCGTTTTTTGTTGTTGATTACTACATTAAAAGAGGCTTGGAACAGATTGACGGTGTCGCGAAAGTTGAGATGTGGGGAGCTTCTGAAAAAATAATTCAGATCCTCGTAGACCAGGACAGGGTTAAAGCGCATAAAGTCAACGTATACCAGCTCATTCAGCAGCTTCGGCAGGATAACTTCGCACTTTCCAGCGGATATGTACACGACGGAAGCAAGAAAATCTATGTCCGTTCTGTAGCTAAATACAAAAATATAGAAGATGTGCGCAACATCAGGATAGGGAACGAAAATCTATTTCTCAAGGACGTTGCAGACATTATCTACGATGAACCGCGTCAGAGGCGCTGGGTGCAGAGGGTTGACGGAAAAAAGGCGATCAGCGTGGGAGTGTACAAGGAATCGATGGCGAATACGGTGGAGCTCTCCGCCGAAGTAAATTCCAAAATCGATGAGCTGTCGAAACTTGAGCAAGTTTCAGGTATGAAATTTAACATATTTTTCAATCAAGGGAAATTCATAACAGAGTCGATCGATAACCTCCTGAACGCAGCGATGTGGGGAGGGATGTTTGCTTTCCTTATATTGTATTTCTTTTTGCGGCGCATCAAGATGACAATTATAATTAATCTCGCAATTCCCCTATCATTGTTGATGACCGTAACATTCCTGTATTTCATCGGTTGGACTTTGAATATCATCACCATGATGGGATTGATGCTCAGTGTGGGATTAGTCGTAGATAACTCTATTGTAATTGTCGAGAACATTTACCGGCTGAGAAATAAGGGAATGTCACGCGTGGAATCATCTGTGAAAGGCGCAAGTGAAGTCTCCCTCGCCATCACCATGGCAACTCTCACGACCGTCGTGGTGTTTCTCCCTCTGATACTAATGAATGATGACGTTGGATTTTCGTTTTATATGTTCAGGATCGGTTTGCCCGTAATGGTGGCGCTGGTCGCATCGTTGTTCGTGGCGCTTGTTATAATTCCGCTCGCTACCACGCGTTTTGTCTCCGATAAGAAGGTGAAGCGTTCGGGATTGATAGGGTGGGGAACAAAATCTTACGACCGAATTCTGAAGTGGTCGCTGAGCCACAGGTTGGACACTGCCATTATTATTCTCATACTTATGATAAGTATGGGAATACCGATTAGCAAAGTAAAACAAACGGATTCGGGCGGCGGCAACATAAACGACGTCAGACTGATTCTCGACATGCCGGAGCATTATACTATTGAGAACGCTAAAACCCTGGTCGACGCCATAGAAAGTTACGTTTATGATCACGAAAAGATATTCAACGTTAAAACCGTGAACTCGAGGTATTCCAATAATTGGGGAAGAATAAGAGTATTTCTCCATCCGCCGAAAGAGACACAATGGTGGCAAGTCGCATGGAAAAACATCGGGAACGCTATAGGTGTTTTAAACGACAGCGTTATGACCAGAGATGAAATACTCACCGATCTAAAGGAAAATCTTCCGATATTCCCGGGAGTGAAGTTACGGACGTCGTGGAGAGACGACTCCGGTAACGAATCATCTGTATCGGTTGTGCTGCAAGGCGATGATACCAATACTCTCGTTGTTTTGGCGGAAGAGGTTGAAAGGAGGTTGAGACATATTGAAGAAATTATCAGCGTCGAAACAGACCGCGATAAGGGAGCCTCCGAGATTCAGATATTCATTAAACGGGACCAGGCAGCCAAGTACGGTATAAACCCGCGCGTAATTTCCGGGCAGATCTCATATGCGTTGAGAGGGATTGAACTACCCGAGTTTCAATCAGCGGAAAGAGAGATAGACATCCGCATACAATACGATGAAAAGGACATGGAGAATCTTCAACAGTTAAAGAATATGACGTTTCTATCCGCCTCCGGCGCGGAAATTTCGCTTGCAACGCTTGCGGATTTTAAGATCAAGAAGGGGATGGGAGAGATTCAGAGACGGGATGGAAAAACGACTGTGAGTGTGAACGCATTTACTACAGAGGACAACCTTGAGGAGGTTCATGAGAAAATAAACAAGGTGATGGCAGGTTTCGACCTTCCACACGGCTATTCATGGTCGCTCGGAAACAGGTTCGTCCGGATGCAGGAATCGAGTAATGCGCAAAAATTCGCGCTCTTACTTGCGGTTACGTTCGTATTTTTACTGATGGGAGTTCTGTTCGAGTCGTTTATCCTCCCTCTCTCGGTCATAATATCAATTCCGTTATCGTTTTTCGGAGCTTACTGGCTGTTGTTCATAACCGGCACTCCGTTCGATTTAATGGCTATGATAGGCATGATAATACTGATAGGTATAGTAGTGAATAATGCTATCGTCCTAATCGACATGATAAACAGACTGAGGAAGGAAGGCATGACGAGAAGGGAAGCTATAATCGAAGCGGGGCATTACCGGTTTCGACCGATTCTGATGACGGCGTTTACGACAGTGTTCGGTCTTCTGCCGATGGCGGTCGGAAACGCAAATCTGATAGGAATGCCTTATGCGCCTCTCGGCAGGGTAATGATAGGCGGTTTGATCTCTTCTACCGCTCTGACACTCATCGCTGTTCCTCTTTTCTACACCTTCTTCGATGATATGCGGATGACATGGGGCAAAATTCAGATATTGGCGTTTGCCCGCGATAAAAGAAAGAGTTAG
- a CDS encoding NAD-binding protein, which produces MRVFGKIKSGFKLLAEGMVLRVFLAITVFMTVGATVVYFFERDQNSEHFESIYQAVWWALVTMTTVGYGDKVPMTVGGRLAGAVIMFSGVALVSVFTATISSIYVARKIREGKGLEKINFENHIVICGWYQHAETLLESLLSLRNNQQLNIVLINELPEDEINNVMYKHEELNIKFVRGDFTSESVLDLANVREADTVLIVPDTSTVSTSEPDERTILTTLTLKSMNPNVKVYAHIINPASKAHLRRANVDDIVVQDEFTGFLLASHVANPGIPQTFSELLNYSVRMNLQRADIPSNMVGKSFSELSEYIRESKEGILIGITSEREPVKISDVLTADASSLDHFIERKFAESGINLESEKGHRVEINPPDDLVINSSDVALVISEKRD; this is translated from the coding sequence TTGCGTGTATTTGGAAAGATAAAGTCAGGCTTTAAACTGTTAGCCGAGGGTATGGTACTTAGGGTTTTCCTTGCCATAACCGTATTCATGACTGTTGGCGCTACCGTAGTATATTTCTTCGAAAGAGATCAGAACTCGGAGCATTTTGAATCTATATATCAAGCGGTATGGTGGGCGCTCGTTACTATGACAACAGTTGGATACGGAGATAAAGTGCCGATGACTGTAGGCGGCAGATTAGCCGGAGCTGTGATAATGTTCTCCGGAGTTGCGCTTGTGTCCGTTTTTACTGCGACGATATCCTCGATATACGTTGCGAGAAAAATTCGAGAGGGTAAAGGATTGGAAAAGATAAACTTCGAAAATCATATAGTAATATGCGGGTGGTACCAGCACGCCGAGACACTATTGGAGTCTCTGCTGAGCCTGAGAAATAATCAGCAACTGAACATAGTTTTGATCAATGAACTTCCGGAAGACGAAATAAATAACGTAATGTACAAGCATGAAGAATTGAACATCAAATTCGTCAGGGGAGACTTTACGAGTGAGAGTGTCCTTGACCTGGCTAATGTCCGTGAAGCAGACACGGTGCTGATAGTTCCTGATACCAGCACGGTATCCACAAGCGAACCGGACGAAAGAACTATACTTACTACACTTACCCTGAAATCCATGAACCCGAACGTCAAAGTTTACGCTCACATTATAAATCCGGCGTCCAAGGCTCACCTTAGACGGGCAAACGTAGATGATATTGTTGTGCAGGACGAATTTACAGGTTTTCTTCTCGCGTCTCACGTAGCGAATCCCGGAATTCCGCAGACGTTCTCAGAACTTTTAAATTATAGCGTCCGGATGAACCTTCAGAGAGCGGATATCCCTTCTAACATGGTGGGCAAATCGTTTTCGGAGCTTTCGGAATATATCAGAGAATCAAAAGAAGGAATCCTGATAGGTATCACTTCTGAAAGAGAACCTGTTAAAATCTCAGACGTCCTTACCGCCGATGCCAGCTCATTAGATCATTTTATAGAACGAAAATTCGCCGAGTCGGGAATAAATCTTGAAAGTGAGAAAGGG